The following are encoded in a window of uncultured Sphaerochaeta sp. genomic DNA:
- a CDS encoding AraC family transcriptional regulator, which translates to MTKHIDGFSLSPMKIELNVSHFVTFHYFEYPHKFIFKGERHNFWELLYVDKGVVFAGTDRERYQLQQGQIIFHKPNEFHSVECNGIISPCLVVISFVCNSPSMDYFKNKVLRITQRTKSLMSIIINEAKKNFQTNLSDPFYTKLELRDNRPFGSEQLIKNYFEAFLLELIIQNSQNEKDGTLLNTTQVEDRRFRFEMANSFMQHNLAENLSLTDICNHCSMSNSLAQQIFKHETGNSVMQWYARLRIEKAKQLIREGKGNMTTIAYQLGYSSIHHFSKQFSKVDGKSPTEYAKSITSLLNKDLGLL; encoded by the coding sequence ATGACAAAGCATATCGATGGATTTTCACTCTCTCCCATGAAGATTGAGCTTAATGTGAGTCATTTTGTGACTTTCCATTATTTTGAATACCCCCACAAGTTTATCTTCAAAGGAGAGCGACATAACTTTTGGGAGTTGCTGTATGTGGATAAGGGTGTGGTATTTGCTGGAACCGACCGGGAGAGGTATCAGCTGCAGCAGGGGCAGATAATCTTCCACAAGCCAAATGAATTTCACAGTGTGGAATGTAATGGGATCATCTCTCCCTGTCTGGTGGTAATCTCCTTTGTCTGCAACTCCCCAAGCATGGACTATTTCAAGAACAAGGTGCTGCGTATTACCCAACGAACAAAGAGCTTGATGTCCATCATCATCAATGAAGCGAAGAAGAACTTCCAGACAAATTTATCAGACCCTTTCTATACCAAGTTGGAATTACGTGACAATCGGCCATTTGGGAGTGAGCAATTGATCAAGAACTATTTTGAGGCATTCCTTTTGGAGTTGATCATCCAGAACTCCCAGAATGAGAAAGACGGTACCTTGCTCAACACCACCCAGGTGGAGGACAGGCGGTTCCGTTTTGAAATGGCAAACTCCTTCATGCAACATAATCTTGCTGAGAATCTCAGTCTTACAGACATCTGCAACCACTGCTCTATGAGCAACTCCCTTGCCCAACAGATCTTCAAGCATGAAACAGGCAATAGTGTCATGCAGTGGTATGCCCGCTTAAGGATAGAGAAAGCAAAACAGCTGATAAGAGAAGGGAAGGGGAACATGACCACCATCGCCTACCAGCTTGGCTATAGTTCCATCCACCACTTCTCCAAACAGTTTTCCAAGGTCGATGGAAAGAGTCCTACAGAATATGCCAAGTCGATCACCAGTCTTCTGAACAAGGATCTTGGGCTGTTGTAA
- a CDS encoding serine hydrolase, with the protein MWRKRLAILVVLLVFLQAVVIASTITEPTALTRLFTDGPASVKYTRQFEAAVPPSSMQQLISQLTEQLGDFMRVDGHKNPYTIVLEHGTITAYISLDGQGKVAGLQFTEIIDTRGTLADAVKKITSLDGESSVLIRKNGEILVDHQGDTPLAVGSSFKLGILAALHDAIAAGQLRWDQSVPLRSSLKSLPTGILQDWPEGTQVTIETLAALMISQSDNTATDVLLSLVGRPSVENYLPHSIPVLSTGDMFRLKNPENEDILKQYRKASLALKRTLLTVLPHRNLPEASLFSGDPVALDIEWFMTASELADLVERLQHLDLMTINAGLATKEKWQRVAYKGGSEPGVLNLTTFLIDEEGNQYTVVVTVNNAKKALDEAKIMESYQAMLNYL; encoded by the coding sequence ATGTGGAGAAAACGTTTAGCAATTCTTGTTGTGTTATTGGTATTTCTACAGGCCGTAGTGATTGCCAGTACTATAACTGAACCCACCGCTCTTACTCGTTTGTTTACGGATGGCCCTGCCAGTGTCAAATACACAAGGCAATTCGAGGCAGCAGTGCCTCCCTCCTCCATGCAACAACTCATCAGCCAACTGACTGAGCAACTTGGTGATTTCATGAGGGTGGATGGACATAAGAATCCCTATACTATTGTTCTTGAACATGGAACAATTACTGCATATATCAGCCTAGATGGACAGGGAAAAGTTGCCGGTCTCCAGTTTACAGAAATCATCGATACACGTGGCACCCTCGCTGATGCCGTGAAGAAGATAACCTCATTGGATGGAGAAAGCTCCGTACTGATTCGTAAGAATGGAGAGATTCTCGTGGACCACCAAGGGGATACACCTCTTGCAGTAGGCTCTTCTTTCAAACTGGGTATCCTGGCAGCCCTCCATGATGCAATAGCTGCTGGGCAATTACGATGGGACCAGAGTGTACCGTTGCGTTCTTCACTGAAGAGTCTCCCCACCGGTATTCTTCAGGATTGGCCGGAGGGTACCCAGGTAACCATTGAGACGCTTGCTGCACTTATGATCTCCCAGAGTGACAACACTGCCACTGATGTATTGCTTTCTTTGGTAGGCAGGCCCAGCGTAGAGAACTATCTCCCCCATAGTATTCCTGTCCTTTCTACCGGGGATATGTTCCGGCTTAAGAACCCAGAGAACGAGGACATCCTTAAACAGTATCGGAAAGCTTCCCTAGCTCTTAAAAGAACGTTGCTTACAGTTCTCCCACACAGAAACCTCCCTGAAGCAAGTCTCTTCTCGGGGGACCCTGTTGCCCTTGATATAGAGTGGTTCATGACAGCATCGGAGCTTGCCGATTTGGTCGAACGACTCCAGCATCTGGATCTGATGACCATCAACGCAGGCTTGGCAACCAAGGAGAAGTGGCAGCGTGTTGCCTATAAGGGAGGCAGTGAGCCAGGAGTACTTAATCTCACCACGTTCCTTATTGATGAAGAGGGAAACCAGTATACGGTAGTGGTAACGGTAAATAACGCAAAGAAAGCTCTGGATGAGGCAAAGATCATGGAGTCCTATCAGGCAATGCTGAATTACCTATAG
- a CDS encoding class I SAM-dependent methyltransferase, whose amino-acid sequence MSRRSSQIDVGFNQKSASSTNICSTSRNTYRSGTFVRDGKKTRDCGIEVFPGIAEKLPFLPQQFDYALMVTTICFIDVIEQSFKEAWRVLKPNGIIIIGFVDSESKIGQTYLKRKHESVFYQDATFYSTKEVLEHLQNAGFKESSTIQTLFPEPTLDAIKSGFGEGSFVVITSHK is encoded by the coding sequence ATTAGTAGAAGATCATCGCAAATTGACGTTGGATTTAATCAGAAGTCTGCATCTAGCACAAATATTTGCAGCACCTCTCGGAATACGTATCGGAGTGGAACCTTCGTTAGAGATGGCAAAAAAACACGTGATTGTGGAATTGAGGTATTCCCTGGCATTGCTGAAAAACTCCCCTTCCTACCTCAACAATTTGATTATGCACTAATGGTCACTACCATATGTTTTATCGATGTTATTGAACAATCGTTCAAGGAAGCATGGAGAGTGTTGAAACCAAATGGAATTATCATCATCGGTTTTGTAGACAGTGAAAGCAAGATTGGCCAAACGTACCTTAAGAGAAAACATGAAAGCGTATTCTATCAAGATGCAACATTCTATTCGACAAAAGAAGTATTGGAACATCTACAAAACGCTGGATTTAAAGAATCGTCCACGATACAAACCCTCTTTCCTGAACCAACCTTGGATGCAATCAAATCAGGATTCGGAGAAGGATCTTTTGTTGTCATAACATCTCATAAATGA
- a CDS encoding S24 family peptidase: protein MGVNIHWLVTGNGSMYLNSKESLPPASMGTSSEPPMPYPLESKKELAGIPQNEDSIPIPFISQKLSAGPGQLWNEDCFTDDVIAIPTRMVKRFKGYKLGAAEVRGDSMDPSLQNGDIIIFAEKMISGNGIYALSIDAEVYVKRIEFDPFDETLRVISDNPKYDAKILPADTDRVQILGKIIGRFLVYW from the coding sequence ATGGGCGTAAATATTCATTGGCTTGTAACCGGTAATGGTTCTATGTACTTGAATTCCAAGGAGTCCCTCCCCCCTGCAAGTATGGGTACCAGTTCAGAACCACCGATGCCATATCCATTAGAGAGTAAAAAGGAATTAGCAGGCATACCCCAAAATGAAGATTCTATTCCAATCCCTTTCATATCCCAGAAGCTCTCTGCAGGACCTGGGCAACTCTGGAATGAGGATTGTTTTACTGATGACGTGATTGCCATCCCTACCAGGATGGTCAAGCGGTTCAAGGGCTATAAGCTTGGGGCAGCGGAAGTCAGGGGGGATTCAATGGATCCTTCTCTTCAGAATGGGGACATAATCATATTTGCAGAGAAGATGATATCTGGTAACGGCATCTATGCTCTCTCCATCGATGCCGAGGTATACGTGAAGCGTATTGAATTTGATCCCTTCGATGAGACTCTCCGGGTTATCAGCGACAACCCAAAATATGATGCAAAGATTCTTCCTGCAGACACTGACAGGGTTCAGATACTGGGCAAGATCATTGGTAGATTTCTGGTGTATTGGTAA
- a CDS encoding ABC-three component system protein, protein MANKENKHAAAEQYVGYLYQSRFALYYLLDLDDDSCELFIERNDDFELLQDGTVSLASLKHRSDGTHLTDLSVDFWKSINIWIDAYNKQNKLSSNLKFLLFTTASASSDTFLNKLIGDHLSNINIVDDADSALSRTESKLILEIKKKYDRFSEEEKMDFFARVQIVDSTIRIENIAEKIQNRYLKTAFRQNRKHIYHHFLGWWESQVLDLLTGKKTTSIKGFEVTDKLASIASQYHVDDLPINFQDATPSDIVSAGLEKMMFVKQLQAIQVAPTSIQYAILDYFRACEQRSLWAREKLLIDDDLVKYENKLEEEWRRYKDALTYKLSDSASEDKLRDIGHALYNWAQFESQSLRIRTKVTEEYVRRGHFHILANEEPTPRIYWHPLFLDRIATILGGPIDGTVE, encoded by the coding sequence ATGGCTAATAAAGAAAATAAACATGCTGCAGCAGAACAATATGTCGGATATTTATATCAATCGAGATTTGCTCTGTATTATTTGCTAGATTTAGATGATGATTCGTGTGAATTGTTTATTGAGCGTAACGACGATTTTGAGCTTTTACAAGACGGCACTGTTAGCCTAGCTTCACTTAAGCATAGAAGCGATGGAACTCATTTAACTGATCTTTCTGTTGATTTTTGGAAATCAATCAATATTTGGATAGATGCTTATAACAAGCAGAATAAACTTTCCAGTAATTTAAAATTCCTTCTTTTTACAACCGCATCAGCCAGTTCAGATACTTTTTTAAATAAATTGATTGGGGACCATTTATCAAATATAAATATTGTGGATGATGCTGATTCGGCTTTAAGTCGTACTGAATCTAAATTGATACTCGAAATTAAAAAGAAATATGATCGGTTCTCAGAGGAGGAGAAAATGGATTTCTTTGCACGTGTTCAGATTGTAGATAGTACGATTCGTATAGAGAACATTGCAGAGAAAATTCAGAATAGGTATCTCAAGACGGCATTTCGGCAAAATAGGAAACATATTTATCACCATTTTCTTGGATGGTGGGAAAGTCAGGTTTTAGACTTACTTACAGGGAAGAAAACTACCTCAATCAAAGGTTTTGAAGTAACAGATAAGCTAGCATCAATAGCTAGTCAATATCATGTTGATGATTTACCAATAAATTTCCAAGATGCAACCCCTAGTGATATTGTGTCTGCTGGATTAGAAAAAATGATGTTTGTAAAACAGTTGCAAGCAATTCAAGTAGCGCCAACCTCCATACAGTATGCGATTCTCGATTATTTTAGAGCTTGTGAACAAAGGAGTCTTTGGGCTAGAGAAAAGTTGTTGATCGATGATGACTTGGTAAAATATGAAAACAAATTGGAAGAAGAATGGAGGCGATACAAGGATGCACTTACTTACAAGCTTTCTGATTCTGCATCAGAAGATAAGCTTAGAGATATTGGTCATGCCTTGTATAATTGGGCACAGTTTGAATCACAGTCTCTGCGAATTAGAACCAAAGTAACAGAAGAGTATGTCCGACGTGGGCACTTTCATATTCTTGCAAATGAAGAGCCAACACCACGCATATATTGGCATCCTCTGTTTTTGGATCGGATTGCAACAATCTTGGGAGGACCTATCGATGGAACCGTGGAATAA
- a CDS encoding three component ABC system middle component: MEPWNKRLFEYRRLFNPAFCALVLLRAINGYKEVSGKGMPFSLLFLVLPLCLFEDSRIILKKNNRGNFQKIISTYPEILVGFPKRASALASYTMEGLGYAHHRGLFSIEEGAMLISGNVLKSSYSGSLEVQDCQKVAYNLGKKFAKVGSKITIFTILGVRP; encoded by the coding sequence ATGGAACCGTGGAATAAAAGACTATTTGAATACCGTCGTCTTTTTAACCCTGCATTCTGTGCTCTAGTATTGTTAAGAGCTATAAATGGGTACAAAGAAGTATCAGGAAAGGGAATGCCTTTCTCTCTATTATTCCTAGTCCTCCCTTTGTGCTTATTTGAAGATTCTCGAATTATTTTAAAAAAAAATAATAGGGGGAACTTTCAGAAAATCATTTCAACATATCCAGAGATACTTGTTGGATTTCCCAAAAGGGCTTCTGCTCTAGCATCATATACGATGGAAGGACTAGGTTATGCCCATCACAGAGGATTATTCTCTATTGAAGAAGGGGCGATGTTAATTTCTGGCAATGTTCTCAAATCATCCTATTCAGGATCTCTTGAAGTTCAGGATTGCCAGAAGGTTGCGTATAATTTGGGAAAGAAATTTGCCAAGGTAGGTAGCAAGATAACAATTTTCACTATATTGGGGGTAAGACCTTGA
- a CDS encoding DUF3732 domain-containing protein encodes MKIKTIFIFSHDGRKRELNFNTDGLNIITGKSSTGKSELTSIVEYCMGKTHYAIAAGVLSEKVAWFGVIYQFNERQVLVAKPSPKHGAKYVSNVMLLEGMDIAIPAFEDLSINTEDDTVVKVLSTHLGIPENRTSVPMYNSRTSFKATIQHSVYYLFQKQNIITNKNTLFYQQDEIDKQIPQTIKDTLPILLGISSDEKYNLEALLRSEKRALKICEKQIQEAKLYRNAITENGLNLLLEAKALGMIDFDSTEIPSDSEIASYLNSALSWQPEEIPDTVDNKISELQESIQDLREERQDLRTKMEEAKSFSNGSDGFTNEMFEQKSRLESIKLLPYDAQGKWQWPFSEENLLMDSPIAEALLKELNELDKTLEMVTGDKPKLVEFIKTKESEIQAINDSIRMKESELSSIISVNESIDHLKSRNYAASKVLGKISIYLENQISDDDRIKLEQKYSQIQSRISVLNEQIGVDNSEEKENAVLNAISLDITKFMKAFDTEFSDCPFYFNLKYLEVSFLRNGEVITLKRTGGGENHLAMHLATLLALHSFAYKNNRPIPRFLFIDQPSQVYFPKTINYAEIDGSKEDTEKSLDDHDMNKVRKMFKILFDYTNNDIPGFQLIITEHANLREPWFQNALVEPTWAKPPALVPEDWPNAEEFG; translated from the coding sequence TTGAAAATCAAAACAATTTTTATATTTAGTCATGACGGTAGGAAAAGGGAACTTAATTTCAATACGGATGGATTGAATATTATAACAGGTAAATCCTCTACGGGAAAATCAGAGTTAACGAGTATTGTTGAATATTGCATGGGCAAGACTCACTATGCGATTGCTGCAGGAGTGTTGAGTGAAAAAGTAGCTTGGTTTGGGGTTATTTACCAATTTAATGAAAGGCAAGTTCTAGTTGCAAAACCTTCCCCAAAGCATGGTGCAAAATACGTTTCAAATGTTATGTTGCTTGAAGGAATGGATATTGCTATACCTGCATTTGAAGATCTTTCGATTAATACAGAAGACGATACAGTAGTTAAAGTGCTCTCAACACATTTAGGCATTCCAGAAAATCGGACTAGTGTACCTATGTATAATAGTAGGACATCATTCAAAGCTACGATTCAACACTCTGTGTATTACTTATTTCAGAAGCAAAACATTATTACCAACAAGAATACCTTATTTTATCAACAGGATGAGATAGACAAACAAATCCCACAAACAATAAAAGACACTCTTCCCATCTTGCTTGGAATAAGTTCTGATGAAAAATATAACCTAGAAGCATTGCTGAGATCTGAAAAAAGAGCGCTTAAAATCTGTGAGAAGCAAATACAGGAGGCTAAACTATATCGAAATGCAATAACTGAAAATGGTTTGAATTTATTGTTGGAAGCGAAAGCCTTGGGTATGATTGACTTTGATTCAACGGAGATCCCTTCAGATTCAGAGATTGCTAGTTATTTAAACTCTGCTTTATCTTGGCAGCCAGAAGAAATCCCCGATACGGTAGATAACAAAATATCTGAACTTCAGGAATCAATTCAAGATTTAAGGGAAGAAAGACAAGATTTACGTACAAAAATGGAAGAGGCGAAAAGCTTTTCGAATGGCTCTGATGGATTTACGAATGAGATGTTTGAGCAGAAGAGCAGATTAGAATCAATTAAGCTTTTACCGTACGATGCTCAAGGTAAATGGCAGTGGCCATTTAGTGAAGAAAACTTATTAATGGATTCTCCAATAGCAGAAGCGTTATTAAAAGAACTGAATGAATTAGATAAAACACTGGAAATGGTTACGGGTGATAAACCAAAATTGGTTGAATTTATTAAAACAAAAGAAAGTGAAATTCAAGCTATCAATGATTCCATTAGAATGAAAGAATCTGAACTTTCATCAATAATTTCTGTAAACGAATCGATTGATCATCTGAAGTCACGAAACTATGCTGCTTCAAAGGTATTGGGGAAAATTAGTATATATTTAGAAAATCAAATTTCGGATGACGATCGTATAAAACTTGAACAGAAATACAGTCAGATACAATCTAGAATATCTGTACTTAATGAACAAATTGGTGTGGATAATTCCGAAGAAAAAGAAAATGCAGTTTTGAATGCAATATCTTTAGATATTACTAAATTTATGAAAGCTTTTGATACTGAATTCTCTGATTGCCCATTTTATTTTAATCTGAAATATCTTGAGGTTTCTTTTTTACGAAATGGAGAAGTTATTACATTAAAAAGAACAGGGGGAGGTGAGAATCATCTAGCAATGCATTTGGCTACGCTCCTTGCCTTACACAGTTTTGCTTATAAAAATAACAGGCCAATTCCTCGATTCCTTTTTATCGATCAGCCATCACAAGTGTATTTCCCTAAGACCATTAACTACGCGGAGATAGATGGATCAAAAGAAGATACTGAAAAATCCCTTGATGATCATGACATGAATAAAGTCAGGAAAATGTTTAAAATTTTATTTGATTATACAAATAATGACATTCCTGGTTTCCAATTAATTATTACGGAACATGCCAATTTGCGAGAGCCATGGTTCCAAAATGCATTGGTTGAGCCTACTTGGGCTAAACCCCCAGCTCTGGTTCCAGAAGACTGGCCTAATGCTGAAGAATTTGGATAA